The following are encoded in a window of Anomaloglossus baeobatrachus isolate aAnoBae1 unplaced genomic scaffold, aAnoBae1.hap1 Scaffold_58, whole genome shotgun sequence genomic DNA:
- the LOC142284807 gene encoding histo-blood group ABO system transferase-like, with protein sequence MVGHKVNYYILTDRVSDIPIMELAEGRRMQVLKVPTYKRWQDVSMRRMEMIRDYSNQRFMGEVDYLVCVDVDMRFSDEVGVEILSDLFGTLHPGMYGAIREDYTYERNLQSEAYIPLDEGDFYYAGGFFGGNIKEIYKLTNFCHNAMMVDKDKKIEAVWHDESYLNKYFLYHKPTKVLSPEYLWDNGFGTPIFLRRKRFLAVRKNHHEIRN encoded by the coding sequence ATGGTGGGACACAAGGTGAATTACTACATACTTACAGACCGTGTTAGTGACATTCCCATCATGGAGCTGGCAGAGGGCAGGAGGATGCAGGTGCTGAAAGTGCCCACTTACAAGAGGTGGCAGGACGTGTCCATGAGGCGCATGGAGATGATTCGGGACTATTCCAATCAGCGGTTCATGGGGGAAGTCGATTACCTGGTGTGTGTGGATGTTGACATGAGGTTCAGTGATGAGGTAGGGGTGGAGATCCTAAGTGACCTGTTTGGAACCTTACATCCGGGCATGTATGGGGCCATACGTGAAGATTACACATATGAGCGGAACCTGCAGTCGGAGGCTTATATCCCCTTGGATGAGGGAGACTTCTATTATGCTGGGGGCTTCTTTGGGGGAAACATCAAAGAGATTTACAAGCTGACCAACTTCTGCCATAATGCCATGATGGTGGACAAAGACAAGAAAATTGAGGCTGTCTGGCATGACGAGAGCTACCTGAACAAATACTTTCTGTACCACAAACCCACCAAGGTCCTCTCTCCTGAATATCTGTGGGACAATGGCTTCGGTACGCCCATCTTCCTCCGGAGGAAGAGATTTCTTGCCGTGAGGAAAAATCATCATGAAATCCGAAACTGA